One Brassica napus cultivar Da-Ae chromosome C4, Da-Ae, whole genome shotgun sequence genomic region harbors:
- the LOC106389136 gene encoding uncharacterized protein LOC106389136: MSGGGGQDLPRCLEDLAGKDYVFQIRVTPCRFIPNQCTFTVSAISDDIFFVAAATKLKSLTGKVDKQQQQPATRLMRRRELWELTKHILPTLKTKKKLQTLLRLLCFHPVYNLENQRLWIFVNICITRAFTLLHPLLHNLFHKPYEPICSSLLYLFSQLRCVL; the protein is encoded by the exons ATGAGTGGCGGTGGAGGGCAGGATCTACCAAGATGCCTTGAAGATCTAGCTGGCAAGGATTACGTTTTCCAGATTCGTGTCACTCCGTGCAGGTTCATTCCAAACCAGTGTACCTTCACAGTCTCTGCAATCAGTGATGACATCTTCTTTG TAGCAGCAGCAACCAAGCTTAAGTCGTTGACAGGGAAGGTGGACAAGCAACAACAGCAGCCAGCTACACGGTTGATGCGGCGAAGAGAGCTATGGGAGTTGACGAAGCACATCCTCCCGACTTTGAAGACAAAGAAAAAGCTGCAAACGCTCCT CAGACTGCTCTGCTTCCACCCAGTTTACAACCTGGAAAATCAGAGACTGTGGATCTTTGTTAACATCTGCATCACCCGTGCCTTTACACTTCTTCATCCCCTTCTCCATAACCTTTTCCATAAACCTTATGAACCAATTTGCAGCTCCTTGCTCTATCTCTTTAGTCAACTTCGCTGTGTTTTGTAA
- the LOC106385777 gene encoding uncharacterized protein LOC106385777 produces MLSSLHLTLMPATVNVHHLATLQHASRLQRKTAQKIVFQALREATVTETVVRHFRTLAKLRKSTQADCPAAFFEEFLELQRQISQTMDLLQYLTKFSTTLLIRRNPNLGEEIQLRISSKP; encoded by the exons ATGCTTTCTTCTTTACATTTGACCCTCATGCCTGCCACCGTCAATGTTCACCATCTCGCCACTTTACAACacgcttcaaggctg CAGCGAAAGACGGCTCAGAAGATAGTTTTTCAGGCATTGAGAGAAGCTACGGTCACTGAAACAGTTGTTCGCCATTTCAG AACGTTAGCCAAACTGAGAAAATCAACACAAGCTGATTGTCCGGCTGCGTTCTTTGAGGAGTTCCTGGAATTGCAAAGACAGATATCTCAAACCATGGATCTTCTTCAATATTTGACGAAATTCAGCACGACCCTATTGATCAGGAGAAACCCGAATCTAGGAGAAGAAATACAGCTCCGAATCAGCAGTAAACCATGA
- the LOC106428632 gene encoding uncharacterized protein LOC106428632: protein MSGNDYTRYLSAGSRKSYGSKKSSSRRSNPGSSSNSQMAESSAVPNSQTQPSPPAPAQASPPAPAPAQAPPAPAPSQAPPAPAPAQAPPPPAPNAAAMTLEDLAAINMILASPGHHLLPHLHPNRPPNTVWFDEDGSVAASVRQIFERDFKEPHASWKQTPGNVVRRWFESFAQMYHWDSGFTSLVRDSFEAKLKVQMNRQICRRKKVWRVKGDAAMPVWFDPNVWAGLVTYWLDPGTEVRSCNSRAARYSDPDGHGPSKHRSGQTSYKARARIIAEETGESIPDLLGVLEITKRKPDGSFVDGKSEQLYNDVTSKFQELSQAASADPESTGSVGLTPAEKNKIYCELAPRKKGRIYGVGSLNQSVGSVSASFPSSSSSEDQSLKKIIKEQALVIQSQGNEIGRLSAAVRYLATKDSTLANILQSEDVPSSHNSEGMSHDSRDDESDAI from the exons ATGTCAGGAAATGATTATACCCGATATCTGTCTGCTGGTAGTAGGAAGAGTTATGGCAGTAAGAAGAGTTCATCCCGTCGTAGCAATCCGGGAAGTTCTTCTAATTCTCAGATGGCTGAGAGCTCGGCTGTACCTAACAGCCAGACACAACCTTCCCCTCCAGCTCCCGCTCAAGCTTCCCCTCCTGCTCCTGCTCCTGCTCAAGCTCCTCCAGCTCCCGCTCCCTCTCAAGCTCCTCCAGCTCCCGCTCCTGCTCAAGCTCCTCCACCTCCAGCTCCCAATGCTGCCGCAATGACGTTGGAAGATTTAGCGGCAATCAATATGATTCTGGCTAGTCCTggacatcatcttcttcctcacctGCATCCAAATCGCCCTCCAAATACGgtttg GTTTGATGAAGATGGGAGCGTTGCTGCATCGGTTCGTCAAATCTTTGAAAGAGATTTCAAAGAACCGCATGCTAGTTGGAAGCAAACCCCTGGGAATGTCGTGAGACGTTGGTTTGAATCCTTTGCG cAAATGTATCATTGGGATTCTGGTTTCACTAGCCTGGTTCGCGATTCTTTCGAGGCCAAATTGAAAGTCCAAATGAATCGCCAAATTTGTCGGAGAAAGAAAGTGTGGCGGGTAAAAGGTGATGCAGCTATGCCTGTTTGGTTTGACCCAAATGTTTGGGCTGGTCTCGTCACTTATTGGCTAGATCCAGGCACTGAAGTCCGGAGTTGCAATAGTCGGGCAGCCCGTTACTCTGACCCCGATGGACATGGGCCGTCTAAGCATCGTTCAGGTCAGACTTCTTACAAGGCCCGTGCGCGAATTATT gcTGAAGAAACAGGAGAGTCTATTCCTGATTTGCTTGGGGTTCTCGAGATCACTAAACGAAAGCCGGATGGGTCTTTCGTTGACGGCAAATCTGAGCAGCTCTACAATGACGTGACATCTAAATTTCAGGAGTTATCTCAGGCAGCTAGTGCTGATCCCGAGAGCACCGGTTCTGTTGGTCTCACTCCAGCAGAAAAGAACAAGATTTATTGTGAG CTTGCTCCCCGCAAAAAGGGACGAATTTATGGAGTGGGTTCTCTAAATCAATCTGTAGGATCCGTTTCTGCATCTTTTCCTTCTTCTAGCAGTTCTGAGGACCAGTCTTTGAAGAAGATCATCAAGGAACAAGCTCTTGTGATTCAGAGCCAGGGAAATGAAATCGGGAGGCTGAGTGCTGCTGTTCGTTATCTAGCTACCAAAGATTCTACCTTGGCGAACATTCTTCAGTCCGAAGATGTGCCTTCTTCCCACAACTCCGAGGGCATGTCTCATGACTCTAGAGAtgatgaatctgatgctatTTAG
- the LOC106384308 gene encoding uncharacterized protein LOC106384308, with product MASRNDIYALRAWTYNHRDPDTGEVTREYRAGLRGFLQQATNQPFARENGKIFCPCVKCKNEPYLEIDTVKKHLYNRGFRPQYYIWFLHGKGASSSSTGQGFELPSYNANYYDPRESNMFGNNAGDGYEQNMFENNAGDRYEQHGNRYHNMVTDALHEAAIPDSSREEPNIDAQRFYNMLDAANEPIYEGCREGLSRLSLASRMMTIKSDHSLNEKCMDSWAQLINEYLPEGNLAADNFYEIQKLVAGLGLPSETIDVCVDNCMIFWKDDENLEGCRFCKKPRYQETTGRNCVPYKRMWYLPITDRLKRLYHSERTAAWMRWHAQHSVKDGEITHPSDAKAWKHFQTVYPDFASECRNVYLGLCTDGFSPFGMSGRQYSLWPVILTPYNLPPDMCMQREFLFLSILVPGPKHPKRALDVFLQPLIHELKLLWHFGEETWDYSQQQNFNMRAVLMWTISDFPAYGMLSGWTTHGRLSCPYCMEKTDAFQLKNGRKSCWFDCHRRFLPPHHTYRKNKKLFRKNKVVHAPPPIMQSGASLLEEIDYYGANETCKVGGNWHIPANMPDGYTTSHNWHKKSIFWQLPYWKDHLLRHNLDVMHIEKNVFESIMNTLLNVKGKSKDNLKSRLDLPDLCARPELHVTREGKLPVPDFRLSGVAKQKLFEWVNSDVKFPDGYVSKFSRCIENGQKFSGMKSHDCHVFMQRLLPFAMTELLLKHVHEAIAGIGAFFRDLCTRTLTKDGIDLLAKNIPVLLCNLEKVFPPSLFDVMVHLMIHLPLEAALGGPVQFRWMYVFERFMGFLKKFAKNLARVEGSIVAGSLTVETSHFTSYYFSPTVITKKTAPRRYDDGGVAPSYLVKDIPDIFCQIGRLGGKMKEVWWEDHAHARAAHVYIMRNIDYLHEFESIFNLQIREHYPDLEEKDYEQLNERDYPRWLQYYVRTTFSLLNIKINYLKYLYILSR from the exons ATGGCGTCCAGAAATGATATATATGCGTTACGGGCATGGACGTACAATCATAGAGATCCGGATACCGGTGAAGTGACGAGAGAATATCGGGCGGGGCTACGGGGTTTCTTACAACAGGCAACTAACCAACCATTTGCAAGGGAAAATGGTAAAATATTCTGTCCCTGTGTAAAATGCAAGAACGAACCATATTTAGAAATTGATACTGTGAAGAAGCATCTATATAATAGAGGATTTAGACCACAGTACTACATATGGTTTTTGCATGGGAAAGGTGCATCAAGTAGTAGTACGGGTCAGGGATTTGAACTACCAAGTTATAATGCTAATTATTATGATCCTCGTGAGTCAAATATGTTTGGAAATAATGCGGGTGATGGGTATGAGCAAAATATGTTTGAAAATAATGCGGGAGATAGGTATGAGCAACATGGAAATAGATATCACAATATGGTTACAGATGCATTGCATGAAGCTGCTATTCCTGATAGTAGTAGggaagaacctaacatagacGCACAAAGGTTTTATAATATGTTAGATGCTGCCAATGAACCTATCTACGAAGGATGTAGAGAAGGGCTTTCTAGATTATCACTAGCATCTAGGATGATGACAATTAAAAGTGATCATTCTCTAAATGAGAAGTGCATGGATTCGTGGGCTCAACTCATTAATGAGTATTTACCGGAAGGTAATCTTGCTGCCgataatttttatgaaattcagAAGCTAGTTGCGGGTCTTGGTCTACCATCTGAAACAATTGATGTGTGcgttgacaactgcatgattttcTGGAAAGATGATGAAAATCTGGAGGGATGCCGATTTTGTAAAAAGCCAAGATATCAAGAAACCACAGGAAGGAATTGTGTGCCTTACAAACGTATGTGGTACTTACCGATCACAGATAGATTGAAGCGTTTATATCACTCAGAAAGGACAGCCGCGtggatgagatggcatgcccaACATTCGGTGAAAGATGGCGAGATTACACATCCCTCAGATGCTAAGGCATGGAAACACTTTCAAACCGTATATCCCGACTTTGCGAGTGAGTGTAGAAACGTTTATCTTGGTCTATGCAcggatggatttagtccatttggtaTGTCTGGAAGGCAATACTCTTTATGGCCTGTCATCTTGACGCCATACAATCTCCCTCCGGATATGTGCATGCAAAGAGAATTTTTGTTCTTGAGTATTCTAGTGCCTGGTCCAAAACATCCAAAGCGAGCACTTGATGTATTTTTGCAACCTTTGATCCATGAGCTGAAGCTGTTGTGGCATTTTGGCGAGGAGACATGGGATTATTCGCAGCAGCAGAACTTCAATATGCGTGCAGTGCTtatgtggaccataagtgacttccCCGCATATGGAATGTTATCGGGTTGGAccacacatggaagattatcatgtccatattgtatGGAGAAGACAGATGCTTTTCAGCTGAAAAATGGGAGGAAGtcatgttggtttgattgtcaccgtagGTTTCTTCCGCCGCATCATACATATCGTAAGaacaagaaattgtttaggAAAAACAAGGTGGTCCATGCTCCTCCCCCAATAATGCAATCAGGAGCATCTTTGTTAGAGGAAATTGACTATTATGGTGCTAACGAGACATGTAAAGTTGGGGGAAATTGGCACATTCCAGCTAACATGCCAGACGGGTATACGACATCTCataattggcataagaagagcaTATTTTGGCAACTTCCATATTGGAAAGATCATCTCTTAAGGCACAATCTTGATGTGATGCACATAGAGAAGAATGTTTTTGAGAGTATCATGAACACTCTTTTGAATGTGAAGGGAAAGAGTAAAGATAATTTGAAATCGAGGTTAGATTTGCCGGATTTATGTGCAAGACCAGAGCTGCATGTGACAAGAGAAGGAAAATTACCAGTTCCGGATTTTAGATTGTCTGGGGTGGCAAAGCAAAAGTTGTTCGAATGGGTAAATTCAGATGTGAAATTCCCAGATGGTTATGTGTCAAAATTCTCGAGATGCATCGAGAATGGACAAAAATTTTCTGGTATGAAGAGTCACGATTGTCACGTTTTCATGCAACGACTCCTACCATTCGCAATGACGGAGCTATTACTAAAACACGTCCATGAAGCAATAGCGG gaattggagcatttttcagggatctatGCACCCGAACATTAACAAAGGATGGGATCGATTTGTTAGCCAAGAATATTCCTGTTTTGCTTTGCAATCTGGAAAAAGTCTTCCCCCCATCTCTATTTGACGTTATGGTACATCTCATGATTCATCTACCTCTTGAAGCGGCTCTTGGGGGTCCTGTACAATTCCGATGGATGTATGTATTTGAAAGATTCATGGGATTTCTCAAAAAGTTTGCCAAAAATCTTGCCAGAGTCGAGGGTTCGATAGTTGCAGGAAGTCTTACGGTGGAAACTTCACACTTCACATCCTACTACTTTAGCCCAACCGTTATAACGAAGAAGACCGCTCCTAGACGATACGACGATGGAGGAGTTGCACCTTCATATCTTGTTAAAGACATTCCTGACATATTTTGTCAGATTGGAAGACTTGGTGGCAAAATGAAAGAAGTTTGGTGGGAAGATCATGCACATGCTCGTGCGGCTCATGTTTATATTATGCGAAACATTGACTACTTGCATGAGTTTGAAAG TATATTCAACTTACAAATTCGAGAACACTATCCTGATTTAGAAGAAAAGGATTATGAGCAGTTGAACGAACGAGATTATCCTAGGTGGTTACAATACTATGTACGTACAACCTTTAGTCTTTTAAATATtaagataaattatttaaaatatttatatattttgagcaGGTGA